The following proteins are encoded in a genomic region of Colletotrichum higginsianum IMI 349063 chromosome 9, whole genome shotgun sequence:
- a CDS encoding Ring finger domain-containing protein, producing MASMLLRGLACAAVVAVSHAVTITPENEIPSWSQRSAMQMSLSTTVGALPLTFIVMPSTESLGLNQTDRARGAIHIDGAIIPTTSSNYNSIDGGEVAYLSCDTPDGGGFISPSMMLATLMENRPKAIVLYTTVGNWCALSSSTELPYYSIFTMADGADSQQALRILNSTTENERMRVIITGNATGNTGEGGNGGGGNNSAVAMSILYSITGLITLLFLIIIATGAVRAHRYPERYGPRSGFNGRPRQSRAKGLARAVLDTLPIVKFGERQEAMKPDPNMELESATNVPTNDRSVESRGEDAQPGTVPVNVKNAEATTTTTTMGHTGVDDATKTTAGAVAATTTTDAAGSSNPESGGQEDESLGCSICTEDFTVGEDVRVLPCNHKFHPNCVDPWLVNVSGTCPLCRLDLRPQGETENTSGELPPPLELDGHESDGSSTSQRRRTRLFDLNRLRNASPEERIQALRQYRTQHQVQGVPAGSAGVEHDDRNDRSRRARLADKLRDKFRIRTGPQS from the exons ATGGCGTCTATGCTGCTACGGGGCCTGGCGtgcgccgctgtcgtcgccgtgtCCCATGCCGTCACCATCACCCCCGAAAACGAAATCCCGTCGTGGAGCCAGAGGTCGGCCATGCAGATGTCGCTGTCGACAACCGTCGGGGCCCTTCCACTCACCTTTATTGTCATGCCGTCCACTGAGAGCCTGGGTCTGAATCAGACCGACAGGGCCCGCGGG GCAATCCACATCGATGGCGCCATCATTCCTACTACTTCTTCGAACTACAATTCGATCGATGGGGGCGAGGTGGCTTATCTATCCTGCGACACACCCGATGGCGGGGGCTTCATCAGCCCGAGTATGATGTTGGCCACCCTGATGGAAAACAGGCCAAAAGCAATCGTCCTGTACACCACCGTCGGAAACTGGTGCGCGCTGTCATCAAGCACGGAACTACCCTATTACTCGATATTTACGATGGCGGACGGTGCAGATTCCCAGCAGGCCCTGCGCATTCTGAACAGTACGACAGAGAATGAACGGATGAGGGTCATCATCACTGGCAATGCGACAGGAAACAcgggagaaggagggaacggcggaggcggtaacaactcggccgtcgccatgAGCATTCTGTACAGCATTACGGGTTTGATAACGCTTCTCTTCCTGATCATCATCGCAACAGGCGCCGTGAGGGCTCACCGATACCCGGAGAGGTATGGGCCGAGGAGCGGATTCAATGGTCGCCCTCGTCAGAGTCGTGCGAAAGGCCTCGCTCGCGCCGTTCTTGACACTTTGCCCATTGTCAAATTTGGCGAGCGGCAGGAGGCCATGAAGCCGGACCCCAACATGGAATTGGAGAGCGCAACAAACGTCCCCACGAATGACAGAAGCGTCGAGAGCCGGGGCGAAGACGCACAGCCGGGCACCGTTCCGGTCAACGTCAAGAACGCGGaggcgacaacgacgaccacTACAATGGGTCATACGGGGGTGGACGATGCGACAAAAACCACAGCTGGTGCCGTGGCcgctactactactactgaCGCGGCCGGTTCCAGTAACCCCGAATCTGGTGGGCAGGAGGACGAGAGTCTTGGTTGCTCCATCTGCACAGAAGACTTCACTGTTGGCGAAGACGTGCGGGTGTTACCCTGCAACCACAAGTTCCACCCCAACTGCGTTGATCCGTGGCTGGTTAACGTGTCGGGCACATGCCCCCTGTG CCGTCTCGATCTTCGTCCCCAGGGCGAGACTGAAAACACCAGTGGTGagctcccgccgccgcttgaGTTAGACGGGCATGAGAGCGATGGGTCGTCTACCTCGCAAAGGCGGAGGACGCGACTGTTCGACCTCAATAGACTGAGGAACGCATCACCGGAGGAGCGCATCCAGGCCCTTCGACAGTACCGCACGCAACACCAAGTTCAAGGCGTACCGGCGGGCTCGGCTGGGGTTGAGCATGATGACAGAAACGATAGAAGTCGTAGAGCCAGATTAGCCGACAAGCTGCGCGACAAGTTCCGTATCCGAACGGGACCGCAGTCCTGA
- a CDS encoding CAP-Gly domain-containing protein: MADVPLQVISENSSSERRITPSWTISQLRTKLEPITGIPPSSQKISLKTASGSLPIEASDEDNAQLTGFPLAPYAELHVADTRPAGARPNFTDTSGVEKYVMPEEEYAKKSDSVLAWKKAQKLGRFDPDAPSHEQAKIAALQQEIEQKGIQVGKRCRVGGEDSRRGTVKYVGDVKEIPGSLGPWIGVHLDEPVGKNDGSIAGTRYWGEESPLKHGVFVRPERVEVGDWPVLDDLEDMEEI; the protein is encoded by the exons ATGGCCGACGTTCCTCTGCAAGTCATTTCCGAAAACTCTTCGTCAGAGCGCCGCATAACCCCATCATGGACCATCAGCCAGCTGAGAACCAAGCTGGAGCCCATCACTGGTATCCCACCCTCGTCCCAGAAAATCAGCCTTAAAACGGCTTCGGGCAGCCTTCCGATTGAAGCATCCGACGAGGACAACGCACAATTGACGGGTTTCCCTTTGGCACCCTATGCCGAGCTGCAC GTGGCCGATACTCGTCCAGCCGGCGCACGCCCTAACTTCACCGATACCTCGGGTGTCGAGAAGTATGTCATGCCGGAGGAAGAGTATGCCAAAAAGAGCGACTCCGTCCTAGCTTGGAAGAAGGCTCAAAAACTTGGTCGTTTTGACCCCGACGCGCCAAGCCACGAGCAGGCCAAGATTGCCGCTCTCCAGCAGGAGATTGAGCAAAAGGGTATCCAGGTTGGCAAGCGATGCCGTGTCGGTGGCGAGGATTCGCGAAGAGGCACAGTCAAATATGTCGGGGATGTCAAGGAAATCCCTGGTAGCCTGGGTCCATGGATCGGAGTCCACCTCGATGAGCCCGTCGGGAAGAACGACGGCAGCATCGCTGGAACGCGGTACTGGGGTGAAGAGTCGCCGTTGAAGCACGGGGTCTTTGTGAGGCCCGAACGGGTTGAGGTTGGCGACTGGCCGGTCCTGGACGATTTGGAAGATATGGAAGAGATCTGA